A genome region from Rhodanobacter thiooxydans includes the following:
- a CDS encoding SEC-C domain-containing protein: protein MKTTTPPHITRHIQQLIAKVVPGGNPAYLTVQPDADAVVNECFPNVAAKISRAGGRMLCGWQIWEWPHVMVEAEFHAVWVAPEGQLVDITPKPHGEAAILFVPDARRTYTGVVVDNVRLPVRDDLLVRHFIKASEAIVQVMNRGERTDQYGQISVPAHEIEPLMRAQSFLGQSISAGLRDHDSCLCGRGGKYKRCHGPGFERLFNE from the coding sequence TTGAAAACCACGACGCCCCCGCATATCACCCGACATATCCAACAACTGATCGCGAAAGTGGTTCCGGGGGGAAACCCTGCCTATCTAACGGTTCAACCCGACGCCGACGCCGTGGTCAACGAATGCTTCCCAAATGTGGCGGCCAAGATCTCGCGTGCCGGTGGACGTATGCTATGCGGCTGGCAGATATGGGAGTGGCCGCATGTGATGGTCGAGGCGGAGTTTCATGCCGTCTGGGTTGCGCCCGAGGGGCAGCTCGTCGACATCACACCCAAGCCGCACGGAGAGGCTGCGATCTTGTTCGTACCCGACGCACGTCGCACGTATACCGGTGTTGTTGTTGATAACGTCAGGTTGCCGGTACGAGACGACTTGCTCGTTCGCCACTTCATCAAGGCGTCCGAGGCCATCGTCCAGGTGATGAATCGTGGCGAGCGCACCGACCAATACGGGCAGATCAGCGTTCCAGCGCATGAAATCGAGCCGCTGATGAGGGCGCAGAGTTTTCTTGGTCAGTCCATTTCAGCGGGCCTCCGCGACCACGACTCTTGTCTGTGCGGGAGGGGCGGCAAGTACAAGCGCTGTCATGGGCCTGGCTTCGAGCGCCTCTTCAATGAGTAG
- a CDS encoding FAD-binding oxidoreductase — protein sequence MSFQAGQYLNLHLPGVDGPRAFSLANAPGEDLIELHVRKVPGGAATSWLHDALKAGDRLHLTVPMGRFFVRKSAGLPVILLAGGSGLSSPKSMLADLLAEDFAHDIWLFQGARDRGELYFADHFEQLARRHPRLHYVPVLSNLADDDPWTGARGFVHEELKRRFSQDGGASADFRGHQAYLCGPPPMIEACIATLMQGRLFERDIYTEKFITAADAAASARRSPLFRAL from the coding sequence GTGTCATTCCAGGCTGGCCAATACCTCAACCTTCACCTGCCGGGCGTCGATGGGCCGCGTGCGTTTTCGCTGGCCAATGCGCCGGGCGAGGATTTGATCGAGCTGCACGTGCGCAAGGTGCCAGGCGGTGCCGCCACGAGCTGGCTGCACGATGCGTTGAAGGCTGGCGACCGGCTGCATCTGACCGTGCCGATGGGCCGATTCTTCGTGCGCAAGTCAGCCGGCTTGCCGGTGATCCTGCTGGCCGGCGGCTCGGGGCTTTCCAGCCCGAAGTCGATGCTGGCCGACCTGCTGGCCGAAGATTTCGCACACGACATCTGGTTGTTCCAGGGTGCGCGCGACCGCGGCGAGCTGTATTTCGCCGACCACTTCGAGCAGCTCGCGCGCAGGCATCCTCGGCTGCACTACGTGCCGGTGCTGTCCAACCTTGCCGACGACGATCCGTGGACTGGTGCACGGGGGTTCGTGCATGAAGAGTTGAAGCGGCGCTTCAGCCAGGACGGCGGCGCCAGCGCGGATTTCCGCGGCCACCAGGCCTACCTGTGCGGCCCGCCGCCGATGATCGAGGCCTGCATCGCGACGCTGATGCAGGGCCGCTTGTTCGAGCGCGACATCTACACCGAGAAATTCATCACCGCCGCCGATGCCGCCGCGTCGGCGCGGCGCAGCCCGCTGTTCCGGGCCTTGTAG
- a CDS encoding 2Fe-2S iron-sulfur cluster-binding protein — translation MRTDAATYGNQCGDAPASSLQLTVTVACSGESYLCRRDESLLCGMLRLGRKGIPVGCTNGGCGVCKVRVASGHVRQLGAISRAHVSAEEEATGYTLACRMAPETDVILDVVGKLHRNLTRTAAGCIAVQAPTRNDHGRDER, via the coding sequence ATGCGAACCGATGCGGCAACTTACGGAAACCAGTGCGGCGACGCCCCCGCGTCGTCGCTGCAGCTGACGGTGACCGTCGCCTGCAGCGGCGAAAGCTACCTCTGCCGGCGCGACGAAAGCCTGTTGTGCGGCATGTTGCGGCTCGGTCGCAAGGGCATCCCGGTGGGCTGCACCAACGGTGGCTGTGGCGTGTGCAAGGTGCGTGTGGCTTCCGGGCACGTACGCCAGCTGGGCGCGATCAGCCGGGCCCATGTGAGCGCGGAAGAGGAAGCGACGGGCTACACGCTGGCCTGCCGCATGGCGCCGGAGACCGACGTGATCCTCGACGTCGTCGGCAAGTTGCACCGAAACCTTACCCGTACAGCAGCAGGGTGCATCGCCGTGCAGGCACCCACACGAAACGACCATGGGAGAGACGAACGATGA
- a CDS encoding catechol 2,3-dioxygenase, with the protein MRIGHASIRVMDMDAALQHYGNVLGLRVTMKDAAGRVYLKCWDEWDKYSLVLTASDRAGLDHVAYKVRAESDLDALQPKIEAWGIKATMLPAGSLPDTGRILQFHLPSGHEMRLFASKEQLGTDVGSLNPDPWPDSLRGAGVHWLDHTLLMCELNPEAGINRVADNTRFMEEVLDFWLTEHVLVGPDKNVQAATWLACSTTPHDIAFVGGPRNGLHHIAFFLDSWHDVLKAADVMAKNKVRIDVAPTRHGITRGETIYFFDPSGNRNETFAGLGYLAQRDRPVTVWSEDRLGSGIFYHTGDLVASFTEVYT; encoded by the coding sequence ATGCGCATAGGCCACGCCAGCATCAGGGTGATGGACATGGACGCCGCTCTGCAGCACTACGGCAACGTGCTGGGGTTGAGGGTGACGATGAAGGACGCCGCCGGGCGCGTCTATCTCAAGTGCTGGGACGAGTGGGACAAGTACTCGCTGGTGCTCACTGCATCCGACCGTGCCGGGCTCGACCACGTGGCGTACAAGGTGCGTGCCGAGAGCGACCTGGACGCCTTGCAGCCGAAGATCGAAGCCTGGGGCATCAAGGCCACCATGCTGCCGGCGGGCAGCCTGCCGGATACCGGCCGCATACTGCAGTTCCACCTGCCCAGCGGCCACGAAATGCGGCTGTTCGCCAGCAAGGAGCAGCTCGGCACCGATGTCGGCTCGCTGAATCCCGACCCGTGGCCGGACTCGCTGCGTGGTGCCGGCGTGCACTGGCTGGACCACACCTTGCTGATGTGCGAGCTGAACCCCGAGGCCGGCATCAACCGGGTGGCCGACAACACGCGCTTCATGGAAGAGGTGCTGGATTTCTGGCTCACCGAGCACGTGCTGGTGGGGCCGGACAAGAACGTGCAGGCGGCGACCTGGCTGGCCTGCTCCACTACGCCGCACGACATCGCGTTCGTCGGCGGCCCGCGCAACGGCCTGCATCACATCGCCTTCTTCCTGGACTCCTGGCACGACGTGCTGAAGGCCGCCGACGTGATGGCGAAGAACAAGGTGCGCATCGACGTCGCGCCGACGCGCCACGGCATCACGCGCGGCGAGACCATCTACTTCTTCGACCCCAGCGGCAACCGCAACGAGACCTTCGCCGGGCTGGGCTACCTGGCGCAACGCGACCGGCCGGTGACGGTGTGGTCGGAGGACCGCCTCGGCAGCGGCATCTTCTACCACACCGGTGACCTGGTCGCCTCGTTCACCGAGGTCTACACCTGA
- a CDS encoding GlcG/HbpS family heme-binding protein: MNAGMPQAVPSCSVLQRCIDWPAAQALVVAAAQAAQDMRVRVNVAVVDPAGVLAAFLRMPGAPLHSVEIAIDKAYTAASFGLPTSRWPQALAEHSAAVREGIVLRPRFIAFGGGLPVLEDGQRIGGIGVSGGSEAQDEAIAHAGLDALPMNLSKARTKKNAP; encoded by the coding sequence ATGAATGCCGGCATGCCGCAGGCGGTGCCGTCGTGCAGCGTGTTGCAGCGCTGCATCGACTGGCCAGCGGCGCAGGCGCTGGTCGTCGCAGCCGCGCAGGCCGCACAGGACATGCGGGTACGCGTCAATGTGGCGGTGGTCGATCCGGCCGGCGTGCTGGCCGCGTTCCTGCGCATGCCTGGCGCGCCGCTGCACTCGGTGGAGATCGCCATCGACAAGGCCTACACCGCCGCGAGTTTCGGCCTGCCCACCTCGCGCTGGCCGCAGGCACTGGCCGAGCATTCCGCCGCAGTGCGCGAGGGCATCGTGCTGCGGCCGCGCTTCATCGCCTTCGGCGGCGGCCTGCCAGTGCTCGAAGACGGCCAGCGCATCGGCGGCATCGGCGTCTCCGGTGGTAGCGAGGCGCAGGACGAGGCGATCGCGCACGCGGGCCTGGACGCCCTTCCCATGAATCTCTCAAAAGCCCGAACGAAGAAGAACGCGCCATGA